In Procambarus clarkii isolate CNS0578487 chromosome 5, FALCON_Pclarkii_2.0, whole genome shotgun sequence, the following are encoded in one genomic region:
- the LOC123763843 gene encoding zinc finger protein 271 isoform X1: MSADSGEKPYHCSECIKDFKDKSHLKKHTRIHTEEKPYHCSECPKDFSRKSLLISHMRNHTGEKPYHCSECLKDFSQKSQLKRHMQIHTGEKPYHCSECLKDFSQKSQLKRHMQIHTGEKPYHCSECLKDFKDKSYLIPHMRIHTGEKPYHCSECPKDFSRKSLLISHMRNHTGEKPYHCSECLKDFSRKSLLISHMRIHTGEKPYHCSECLKDFNDKSNLISHMKVHTREKPYHCSECPKDFSRKSLLISHMRNHTGEKPYHCSECLKDFSRKSLLISHMRIHTGEKPYHCSECLKDFNDKSNLISHMKVHTREKPYHCSECPKDFSRKSLLISHMRIHTGEKPYHCSECLKDFNDKSNLISHMKVHTREKPYHCSECPKDFSRKSLLISHMRIHTGEKPYHCSECLKDFSQKSYLKKHMSIHTGKKPYHCSECLKDFSQKSYLKKHIRIHTGEKPYHCLECLKDYKDKSDLISHMRIHTGEKPYHCSECPKDFKDKSLLKKHMRIHTGEKPYHCSECLKDFSRKSNLNSHMRIHTGEKPYHC, translated from the coding sequence ATGAGTGCTGattcaggagagaaaccatatcactgttcagagtgcATAAAAGACTTTAAAGATAAATCACATCTAAAAAAACACACGAGGATTCATACagaagagaaaccatatcactgttcagagtgtccaAAAGACTTTTCACGAAAATCACTTCTAATATCTCACATGAGgaatcatacaggagagaaaccatatcactgttcagagtgtctaAAAGATTTTTCACAAAAATCGCAGTTAAAAAGACACATgcagattcatacaggagagaaaccatatcactgttcagagtgtctaAAAGATTTTTCACAAAAATCGCAGTTAAAAAGACACATgcagattcatacaggagagaaaccatatcactgttcagagtgtctgAAAGACTTTAAAGATAAATCATATCTAAtaccacacatgaggattcatacaggagagaaaccatatcactgttcagagtgtccaAAAGACTTTTCACGAAAATCACTTCTAATATCTCACATGAGgaatcatacaggagagaaaccatatcactgttcagagtgtctaAAAGACTTTTCACGAAAATCACTTCTAATAtctcacatgaggattcatacaggagagaaaccatatcactgttcagagtgtctaAAAGACTTTAATGATAAGTCAAATCTAATATCACACATGAAGGTTCATAcaagagagaaaccatatcactgttcagagtgtccaAAAGACTTTTCAAGAAAATCACTTCTAATTTCTCACATGAGGAATCATactggagagaaaccatatcactgttcagagtgtctaAAAGACTTTTCACGAAAATCACTTCTAATAtctcacatgaggattcatacaggagagaaaccatatcactgttcagagtgtctaAAAGACTTTAATGATAAGTCAAATCTAATATCACACATGAAGGTTCATAcaagagagaaaccatatcactgttcagagtgtccaAAAGACTTTTCAAGAAAATCACTTCTAATTtctcacatgaggattcatacaggagagaaaccatatcactgttcagagtgtctaAAAGACTTTAATGATAAGTCAAATCTAATATCACACATGAAGGTTCATAcaagagagaaaccatatcactgttcagagtgtccaAAAGACTTTTCAAGAAAATCACTTCTAATTtctcacatgaggattcatacaggagagaaaccatatcactgttcagagtgtctaAAAGATTTTTCACAAAAATCATATCTAAAAAAACATATGAGCATTCATACAGgaaagaaaccatatcactgttcagagtgtctaaaagatttttcacaaaaatcatatttaaaaaaacacataaggattcatacaggagaaaaACCTTATCATTGTTTAGAGTGTTTGAAAGACTATAAAGATAAATCAGATCTAAtatcacacatgaggattcatacaggagagaaaccatatcactgttcagagtgtccaAAAGACTTTAAAGATAAATCACTTCTAAAaaaacacatgaggattcatacaggagagaaaccatatcattgTTCAGAGTGTCTAAAAGATTTTTCACGAAAATCGAATCTAAattcacacatgaggattcataccggagagaaaccatatcactgttga